In one Sporomusa sphaeroides DSM 2875 genomic region, the following are encoded:
- a CDS encoding YbjN domain-containing protein — translation MNRRAQIFQEYLQENNIDCFNAEEINDELNTTAFRSHMEIAGQRIPLVVILDDSIYGMLRLQIAPKALKETNKQAILEYINELNRQYKVFKYYVTTDGDLCLDCCVLCEAEQANGSMVYTIMNVILTHLAEEYPVLMRKVWAE, via the coding sequence ATGAACAGACGGGCGCAGATATTTCAAGAGTATTTGCAGGAAAACAACATCGACTGCTTTAACGCCGAAGAAATTAACGATGAACTGAATACCACAGCTTTCCGTTCGCATATGGAGATCGCAGGCCAGAGAATTCCTCTTGTGGTCATCCTGGATGACAGCATTTACGGCATGCTGCGTCTCCAAATCGCGCCAAAGGCACTTAAAGAGACAAATAAACAGGCGATCTTGGAATACATTAATGAATTAAACCGTCAGTACAAGGTTTTTAAGTATTATGTGACAACCGATGGCGATTTGTGCCTGGATTGTTGTGTTTTGTGCGAGGCAGAACAGGCTAATGGATCGATGGTGTATACTATCATGAACGTAATCTTAACGCATTTGGCAGAAGAATATCCTGTCTTAATGCGCAAAGTATGGGCAGAATAA